One window of the Trifolium pratense cultivar HEN17-A07 linkage group LG2, ARS_RC_1.1, whole genome shotgun sequence genome contains the following:
- the LOC123910878 gene encoding class I heat shock protein-like: protein MSLISQLLGDETYDPFLSMINKCPILSTPTDWKETKDSHVFICDLPGLKKEDVKVEIDDGKVLQISGERSNNLDEKDENNNNKWHHVERFRGKFQRRFKLPKNAKVDQVKANMENGVLIVTIPKEEVKKNETKVIQIEGN from the coding sequence ATGTCACTCATTTCACAACTTCTTGGTGATGAAACCTATGACCCTTTCTTATCTATGATAAACAAATGTCCTATCCTAAGTACCCCAACAGATTGGAAAGAAACAAAAGATTCACATGTTTTTATATGTGATCTTCCGGGACTAAAAAAAGAGGATGTAAAAGTAGAAATTGATGATGGAAAAGTGCTTCAAATAAGTGGTGAAAGGAGTAATAATTTGGATGAAAAAGatgagaataataataataagtggCATCATGTTGAACGTTTTCGTGGCAAATTTCAAAGAAGGTTTAAGTTACCTAAAAATGCTAAGGTTGATCAAGTTAAGGCTAATATGGAAAATGGtgttttaattgttactatacCTAAGGAGgaagtgaagaaaaatgaaacTAAGGTGATTCAAATTGAGGGGAATTGA
- the LOC123910879 gene encoding pectate lyase-like, protein MTSLSWFLILFALSLLIPNFVSSSAVQDPKQVVQDVQRSIKNATRRNLGYLSCGTGNPIDDCWRCEPNWENNRQRLADCAIGFGKDAIGGKNGKIYIVTDSGDDDPVNPMPGTLRYGAIQDEPLWIIFKRDMVITLKQELLVNSYKTIDGRGASVHIANGGCITIHYVNNIIIHGINVHDCVPTGNTNIRNSPEHSGFWTVSDGDGISVFNSNNIWIDHCSLSNCRDGLIDVIHGSTAITISNNYMTHHDKVMLLGHSDSYTQDKDMQVTIAFNHFGEGLVQRMPRCRHGYFHVVNNDYTHWEMYAIGGSANPTINSQGNRFLAPDNRFSKEVTKHEDGSESEYNSWNWRSDGDLFLNGAFFRQTGADASSIYARASSLSARPASLVGSITTTSGVLSCKKGNLC, encoded by the exons ATGACTTCCCTTTCATGGTTCCTCATTCTTTTTGCTCTTTCTCTTCTTATCCCAAATTTTGTTTCATCCTCTGCAGTTCAAGATCCTAAACAAGTTGTACAAGATGTACAAAG GAGCATCAAGAATGCTACTAGGAGAAACTTGGGCTATTTATCATGTGGAACAGGAAACCCCATTGATGATTGTTGGAGATGTGAACCAAATTGGGAAAACAATAGACAAAGACTAGCTGATTGTGCAATTGGATTTGGCAAAGATGCAATTGGTGGTAAAAATGGTAAAATCTATATAGTAACTGATTCAGGTGATGATGATCCAGTTAATCCTATGCCAGGAACATTAAGATATGGTGCAATTCAAGATGAACCATTATGGATAATTTTCAAAAGAGATATGGTAATTACATTAAAACAAGAGTTATTGGtaaattcatataaaacaaTTGATGGAAGAGGTGCTAGTGTTCACATAGCAAATGGGGGGTGTATAACAATACATTATGttaataacattataatacaTGGTATTAATGTTCATGATTGTGTTCCAACTGGGAATACTAATATTAGAAATTCACCTGAACATAGTGGATTTTGGACAGTTTCAGATGGTGATGGAATTTCAgtatttaattcaaataatatttgGATTGATCATTGTTCTTTGTCTAATTGTCGTGATGGGCTTATTGATGTAATTCATGGATCAACAGCTATTACTATTTCAAATAACTATATGACTCATCATGATAAGGTCATGCTTTTAGGACATAGTGATTCTTATACACAAGATAAGGACATGCAAGTTACTATTGCTTTTAATCATTTTGGTGAAGGGCTTGTCCAAAGAATGCCAAG gtGTAGACATGGATATTTTCATGTGGTGAACAATGATTACACACATTGGGAAATGTATGCAATTGGTGGAAGTGCTAACCCTACAATCAACAGCCAAGGGAACAGATTCCTTGCACCAGACAACAGATTTAGCAAAGAAGTAACAAAACATGAAGATGGATCAGAGAGTGAATATAATAGTTGGAATTGGAGATCAGACGGTGATTTGTTCTTGAATGGAGCATTCTTTAGACAAACTGGTGCTGATGCTTCTTCTATCTATGCTAGAGCTTCAAGTCTTAGTGCAAGACCAGCTTCTCTTGTTGGTTCAATTACTACTACTTCTGGTGTTCTTAGTTGCAAGAAGGGCAACCTTTGTTGA
- the LOC123910881 gene encoding classical arabinogalactan protein 9-like codes for MARQLIVVALIFVAMTGMVMAEVAPSASPKSSASAPKASSPKASSPKAASSPKSSPAPASSPKATHSASAPAPTTSSPASSPSDSGDEDISAPPAPGSDPIELFGPGPAPADDGFAPETTAADEITSGASTAQFSLVAAIVAVGGFYAF; via the coding sequence atggctCGTCAACTAATTGTTGTTGCCCTCATTTTCGTAGCCATGACAGGTATGGTCATGGCCGAAGTAGCTCCATCTGCATCACCTAAATCATCTGCATCGGCACCAAAAGCCTCATCACCAAAAGCCTCGTCACCAAAAGCCGCCTCATCACCAAAATCATCACCTGCTCCCGCATCTTCTCCAAAGGCAACCCATTCCGCTTCAGCACCGGCTCCTACAACCTCTTCTCCTGCATCTTCACCCTCCGACTCTGGGGATGAAGATATTTCAGCTCCACCAGCACCAGGCAGTGACCCTATTGAGCTCTTTGGTCCTGGACCCGCCCCAGCTGATGATGGCTTTGCTCCTGAGACCACCGCAGCAGACGAGATCACCAGCGGTGCCTCCACCGCTCAATTCTCCTTAGTTGCAGCCATTGTTGCTGTTGGCGGATTCTATGCCTTCTAA
- the LOC123910883 gene encoding glycerol-3-phosphate dehydrogenase [NAD(+)] isoform X1: MAPALEVQGGETVSQNIVLNSVNDVINRSKVTVIGSGNWGSVASKLIASNTLRLNNFHDEVRMWVYEETLPNGEKLTDVINQTNENVKYLPGIKLGKNVVADPDLENAVRDANMLVFVTPHQFMEGICKRIAGKIRADAEAISLVKGMEVKMEGPCMISTLISEELGINCSVLMGANIANEIAVEKFSEATVGYRQNREAAERWVQLFYTHYFIVTAVQDVEGVELCGTLKNVVAIAAGFVDGLEMGNNTKAAIMRLGLREMKAFSKLLFPSVKDSTFFESCGVADLITTCLGGRNRKVAEAYAKNGGKRSFDELEAEMLQGQKLQGVSTAREVYEVLSHRGWLELFPLFSTVHEISSGLLPPSAIVEYSEKLPRSF, encoded by the exons ATGGCTCCAGCACTTGAAGTTCAAGGAGGAGAAACTGTGTCTCAAAACATTGTTTTGAATAGTGTTAATGATGTTATAAACAGATCCAAAGTCACTGTTATTGGTAGTGGTAATTGGGGTAGTGTTGCATCTAAGCTTATTGCTTCTAACACCCTCCGGCTGAACAATTTCCATG ATGAAGTTAGGATGTGGGTATATGAAGAGACATTACCAAATGGAGAGAAGCTCACAGATGTTATCAATCAAACCAAT GAAAATGTAAAATACCTCCCTGGAATCAAGCTTGGAAAAAATGTTGTTGCAGATCCAGACCTAGAAAATGCAG TGAGGGATGCAAATATGTTAGTGTTTGTGACTCCACATCAATTTATGGAAGGAATATGCAAAAGAATAGCTGGAAAAATAAGGGCAGATGCTGAGGCTATTTCTCTTGTTAAAGGTATGGAGGTTAAAATGGAAGGCCCTTGTATGATCTCAACACTCATTTCAGAAGAACTTGGAATCAATTGTTCTGTTTTGATGGGCGCAAATATAGCAAATGAG ATAGCTGTAGAGAAGTTTAGTGAAGCAACTGTTGGATACAGGCAGAATAGAGAAGCTGCAGAGAGATGGGTTCAATTGTTTTATACTCATTATTTCATTGTGACAGCG GTTCAAGATGTTGAAGGAGTTGAATTATGTGGAACTCTAAAAAATGTTGTGGCAATAGCAGCAG GTTTTGTTGATGGATTGGAGATGGGAAATAATACAAAA GCTGCAATCATGAGACTTGGTCTTAGAGAAATGAAGGCATTTTCAAAGTTGTTGTTTCCATCTGTTAAGGATAGTACCTTCTTTGAGAGTTGTGGTGTAGCTGACCTTATCACAACATGCT TGGGTGGAAGAAACAGGAAAGTTGCTGAGGCTTATGCAAAGAATGGAGGGAAGag ATCTTTTGATGAACTTGAAGCTGAGATGCTACAAGGCCAAAAGTTGCAG GGTGTCTCAACTGCAAGGGAAGTATATGAAGTACTAAGTCATCGTGGGTGGCTAGAGTTGTTCCCTCTCTTTTCAACAGTACATGAGATAAGCAGTGGCCTCCTTCCACCATCAGCCATAGTTGAATACAGTGAAAAGCTACCAAGGTCATTCTAA
- the LOC123910883 gene encoding glycerol-3-phosphate dehydrogenase [NAD(+)] isoform X2, with translation MWVYEETLPNGEKLTDVINQTNENVKYLPGIKLGKNVVADPDLENAVRDANMLVFVTPHQFMEGICKRIAGKIRADAEAISLVKGMEVKMEGPCMISTLISEELGINCSVLMGANIANEIAVEKFSEATVGYRQNREAAERWVQLFYTHYFIVTAVQDVEGVELCGTLKNVVAIAAGFVDGLEMGNNTKAAIMRLGLREMKAFSKLLFPSVKDSTFFESCGVADLITTCLGGRNRKVAEAYAKNGGKRSFDELEAEMLQGQKLQGVSTAREVYEVLSHRGWLELFPLFSTVHEISSGLLPPSAIVEYSEKLPRSF, from the exons ATGTGGGTATATGAAGAGACATTACCAAATGGAGAGAAGCTCACAGATGTTATCAATCAAACCAAT GAAAATGTAAAATACCTCCCTGGAATCAAGCTTGGAAAAAATGTTGTTGCAGATCCAGACCTAGAAAATGCAG TGAGGGATGCAAATATGTTAGTGTTTGTGACTCCACATCAATTTATGGAAGGAATATGCAAAAGAATAGCTGGAAAAATAAGGGCAGATGCTGAGGCTATTTCTCTTGTTAAAGGTATGGAGGTTAAAATGGAAGGCCCTTGTATGATCTCAACACTCATTTCAGAAGAACTTGGAATCAATTGTTCTGTTTTGATGGGCGCAAATATAGCAAATGAG ATAGCTGTAGAGAAGTTTAGTGAAGCAACTGTTGGATACAGGCAGAATAGAGAAGCTGCAGAGAGATGGGTTCAATTGTTTTATACTCATTATTTCATTGTGACAGCG GTTCAAGATGTTGAAGGAGTTGAATTATGTGGAACTCTAAAAAATGTTGTGGCAATAGCAGCAG GTTTTGTTGATGGATTGGAGATGGGAAATAATACAAAA GCTGCAATCATGAGACTTGGTCTTAGAGAAATGAAGGCATTTTCAAAGTTGTTGTTTCCATCTGTTAAGGATAGTACCTTCTTTGAGAGTTGTGGTGTAGCTGACCTTATCACAACATGCT TGGGTGGAAGAAACAGGAAAGTTGCTGAGGCTTATGCAAAGAATGGAGGGAAGag ATCTTTTGATGAACTTGAAGCTGAGATGCTACAAGGCCAAAAGTTGCAG GGTGTCTCAACTGCAAGGGAAGTATATGAAGTACTAAGTCATCGTGGGTGGCTAGAGTTGTTCCCTCTCTTTTCAACAGTACATGAGATAAGCAGTGGCCTCCTTCCACCATCAGCCATAGTTGAATACAGTGAAAAGCTACCAAGGTCATTCTAA
- the LOC123910882 gene encoding uncharacterized protein LOC123910882, with protein sequence MSVHSSKHSLTAHPTITAILIILHIGISTPTTILAGNLHVINFQSPNLYPESITWDPKNQHFLVGSLHHRTISTVSATGVIQTLIYDPSLPENVTILGITVDSHNNRILAAIHALKPLPPFNALAAYDLISGHRLFLSHLPSFKSSDQPIANDVAVDPTGNAYVTNSGNNYIWKVNYFGESSIFSNSQKFTEYPVDRDTPYSFCGLNGIAYVSDKNGYLLVAQTNTGKIFKVDADDGTTVEIVKLNKDLTAPDGVALRSDGVVLVVSPEVSKLWFLKSNDEWREGVVFDEIDLDFEGYPTSVVVKERDNKGYVLYGYVKEGILGNFEREDFGIVEVGSLKESEGGNVWVYVMMMMIGIGMVCFLYWGFQMGKLVKNLDKKIS encoded by the coding sequence ATGTCAGTGCACTCATCCAAACACTCCCTTACTGCTCACCCTACCATAACAGCCATACTCATCATCCTCCACATCGGAATTTCAACGCCGACCACCATCTTAGCCGGAAACCTCCACGTCATCAATTTCCAATCGCCCAACCTCTACCCAGAAAGCATAACATGGGACCCAAAAAATCAACACTTCCTAGTCGGATCCCTCCACCACCGCACAATCTCCACCGTCTCAGCCACCGGCGTAATCCAAACCCTAATCTACGACCCTTCCCTCCCTGAAAACGTCACCATTTTAGGCATTACCGTCGATTCCCACAACAACCGCATCCTCGCCGCAATCCACGCCCTTAAACCCCTCCCTCCGTTCAACGCTCTCGCCGCCTACGATCTCATCTCCGGCCACCGTCTCTTCCTCTCCCACCTCCCTTCTTTTAAATCCTCCGATCAACCAATCGCAAACGACGTCGCAGTGGACCCCACCGGAAACGCTTACGTAACAAACTCCGGTAACAACTATATTTGGAAAGTTAACTACTTCGGAGAATCTTCGATTTTCTCAAATTCACAGAAGTTCACTGAATATCCCGTGGACCGCGATACACCGTATAGTTTCTGTGGTCTTAACGGTATTGCTTACGTCAGCGACAAAAACGGTTACCTTTTGGTGGCTCAAACTAATACGGGAAAGATCTTCAAAGTCGATGCGGACGATGGTACTACCGTTGAGATTGTGAAACTTAATAAAGATCTAACGGCTCCTGATGGTGTTGCTTTGAGAAGCGACGGTGTCGTTTTGGTTGTGTCACCAGAAGTTAGTAAGTTGTGGTTTCTTAAGAGTAATGATGAATGGAGAGAGGGTGTGGTGTTTGACGAAATTGACCTTGATTTTGAAGGGTACCCTACTTCGGTTGTTGTTAAGGAGAGGGATAATAAAGGGTATGTTTTGTATGGATATGTTAAGGAGGGTATTTTGGGGAATTTTGAGAGGGAGGATTTTGGAATTGTGGAGGTTGGGTCCCTTAAAGAGAGTGAAGGTGGGAATGTTTGGGTGTAtgttatgatgatgatgattggaATTGGTATGGTTTGTTTCTTGTATTGGGGGTTTCAAATGGGGAAGCTTGTGAAGAATTTGGATAAAAAGATCAGTTGA